GACTTCGAGACGCTGTGGGACGTCGCCCGCGAGGACCTGCTCCCGCGCTACGGCGGCGCCCCCGCGGAGCCCGAGACCTGGGCCGCGTTCGCCGCGGCGCACCAGGAGCTGAGGGCGTTCTACGTGCAGGCGGCCGCATGCGGTGACGCGGTGGTCAAGCGCCTGCCAGCCGACGCGAGGCGGACCGGCTGACGTCGTAGTTGCGGGTGCGCCTGCGGGTGCGCGGGCGCGGGTGATCGTCGTCCGGCACGCTCACGCGCTCGGGACGGCGGCCTCTTCCGGCTCGGTGTCGGCGGTGACGGCGGTCGCGTCGGTCAGGCCGAGGCGGAGATGCTCGACGTGGTAGATGGCCTGGTCGATGAGTTCGGCGACGTGGTTGTCGTACAGCGAGTACACGACCGAGCGGCCCTTCCGGGTGCCGACGACCAGTCCGAGGTTGCGCAGCAGGCGCAACTGGTGGGAGCACGCGGACTGTTCCATGCCGACCTCGGCGGCCAGTTCGGTCGCGGGCAGGGGCCCTTCGCGCAGGCGGGCGAGGATGAGCAGCCGCGAGGGGGTGGCCAGCGCCTGGAGCGTCGTG
This genomic interval from Streptomyces sp. NBC_00557 contains the following:
- a CDS encoding ArsR/SmtB family transcription factor, giving the protein MGHGAAPPAGSVPRRRLDADSAAKVATTLQALATPSRLLILARLREGPLPATELAAEVGMEQSACSHQLRLLRNLGLVVGTRKGRSVVYSLYDNHVAELIDQAIYHVEHLRLGLTDATAVTADTEPEEAAVPSA